In one Plutella xylostella chromosome 20, ilPluXylo3.1, whole genome shotgun sequence genomic region, the following are encoded:
- the LOC105382452 gene encoding replication stress response regulator SDE2 — protein sequence MPPQVYFEHHQLSNNGHFETVSSLKAHISQQYGVPTEDLFVTINGKPSPNDLNLTSCEDVVRVCCRLVGGKGGFGSMLRAIGAQIEKTTNREACRDLSGRRLRDINEEKRLRKWLDGQADREREAVERKQKRFERLIAEPKIEVNINDPTYEKERSELPERVSAAVDAGWSAAGGSGCNAGTKRKAEDVKKGKKKSKLWIDADLSDCSSSLSDDDEDDDDKSSPGPTVSTDSGNESDRVSEAKKVQ from the coding sequence ATGCCTCCTCAAGTTTACTTCGAACACCATCAGCTTTCCAACAATGGCCACTTCGAAACTGTGTCGTCATTGAAAGCACACATTTCACAACAGTATGGTGTACCTACTGAAGATCTGTTTGTGACGATCAACGGGAAGCCGTCTCCCAACGACTTGAACCTCACTAGCTGTGAGGATGTGGTCCGTGTGTGCTGCAGGCTCGTGGGAGGCAAGGGCGGGTTCGGGTCGATGCTGCGAGCCATTGGGGCGCAGATCGAGAAGACCACCAACCGCGAGGCGTGCCGGGACCTCTCCGGCCGCCGCCTGCGGGACATCAATGAGGAGAAACGCCTCAGGAAGTGGCTGGACGGCCAGGCAGACCGGGAGCGGGAGGCCGTTGAACGCAAACAGAAGAGATTTGAAAGGCTCATTGCTGAGCCCAAGATAGAGGTTAATATAAATGATCCGACGTACGAGAAGGAGCGCAGTGAGCTGCCGGAGCGGGTGAGTGCTGCGGTGGATGCGGGCTGGAGCGCGGCCGGGGGCAGCGGCTGCAATGCCGGCACCAAGAGGAAGGCGGAAGATGTGAAGAAAGGAAAGAAGAAGTCTAAGCTGTGGATTGATGCAGACCTGTCGGATTGTTCATCGTCACTCAGTGATGACGATGAAGATGATGACGACAAGTCCAGCCCGGGTCCCACAGTGTCTACTGACAGTGGAAATGAGTCGGACAGGGTCTCTGAGGCTAAGAAAGTGCAGTGA